In the Loxodonta africana isolate mLoxAfr1 chromosome 1, mLoxAfr1.hap2, whole genome shotgun sequence genome, one interval contains:
- the FRS3 gene encoding fibroblast growth factor receptor substrate 3 isoform X2, translated as MGSCCSCLNRDSVPDNHPTKFKVTNVDDEGVELGSGVMELTQSELVLHLHRREAVRWPYLCLRRYGYDSNLFSFESGRRCQTGQGIFAFKCSRAEEIFNLLQDLMQCNSINVMEEPVIVTRNSHPAELELPRAPQPPSTLGYTVSSFSNGFPGCPGEGPWFSAPRRPSTSSLRHPSLGEESTHALIAPDEQSHTYVNTPASEDDHCRSRHCLQPLPEGQAPFPSQARGPGQQDPQVFLQPGQVKFVLGPTPSRRHMVKCQGLCPSLHDLPLHNNNNEGPSECPAQPKCTYENISGGLRRGGSWRLSPEDPGWNGLAHRRAALLHYENLPSLPPVWESQAQQLGEEARDDGDLRDGLTPSSNGFPDCEEDETPLQKPTSTRAAIRSHGSFPVPLTRRGSPRVFNFDFRRPGPEPPRQLNYIQVELKGWGSDRPKGPQNPSVPRTPVSTAHPVRSSDSYAVIDLKKTAAMSNLQRALPRDDGTARKTRHNSTDLPL; from the exons ATGGGGAGCTGCTGCAGTTGCCTGAACAGAGACAGCGTCCCAGACAATCACCCCACCAAGTTCAAG GTGACGAATGTGGATGATGAGGGGGTGGAGCTGGGCTCCGGGGTGATGGAGCTGACGCAGAGTGAGCTGGTGCTGCACCTGCATCGGCGTGAGGCTGTCCGCTGGCCCTACCTCTGCCTGCGCCGCTATGGCTATGACTCAAACCTCTTCTCCTTTGAGAGTGGCCGCCGCTGTCAGACAGGCCAGG GGATATTTGCATTCAAGTGTTCCCGGGCCGAGGAAATCTTCAACCTCCTTCAGGATCTGATGCAATGTAACAGCATCAATGTGATGGAAGAGCCTGTCATTGTCACCCGCAACAGCCACCCCGCAGAGCTCGAGCTCCCTCGGGCCCCCCAGCCTCCCAGCA CTCTAGGCTACACTGTCTCCAGCTTCTCCAATGGCTTCCCTGGCTGCCCAGGTGAGGGCCCGTGGTTCTCAGCTCCCCGGCGCCCCTCGACAAGCAGCCTGCGACACCCCTCGCTTGGGGAAGAGTCCACCCATGCCCTCATTGCCCCAGATGAGCAG TCCCACACCTATGTCAACACACCGGCCAGTGAGGATGACCACTGCAGGAGCCGGCACTGCCTGCAGCCCCTGCCTGAGGGGCAGGCACCCTTCCCCTCACAGGCCCGGGGCCCGGGCCAACAGGACCCACAAGTCTTCTTGCAGCCGGGCCAGGTGAAGTTTGTGTTGGGCCCCACCCCTTCTCGGCGGCACATGGTGAAGtgccagggcctctgccccagcCTACATGACCTTCCCCtccacaacaataacaacgagGGCCCTTCTGAGTGCCCTGCCCAGCCCAAGTGCACCTACGAGAATATCAGCGGGGGGCTACGGCGAGGGGGCAGCTGGAGACTGAGCCCAGAGGACCCAGGCTGGAATGGCCTTGCCCACCGCCGGGCGGCCCTGCTGCACTATGAGAAcctgccctccctgccccctgTGTGGGAGAGCCAAGCCCAGCAGCTGGGGGAGGAGGCTCGGGATGATGGAGACTTGAGGGATGGTCTCACACCctcctccaatggcttccctgATTGTGAGGAGGATGAGACTCCACTGCAAAAGCCCACCAGCACCCGGGCAGCCATCCGTAGCCATGGCAGCTTCCCTGTGCCACTGACCCGCCGCGGGTCCCCGCGAGTCTTCAACTTTGATTTCCGCCGGCCGGGCCCTGAGCCCCCAAGGCAGCTCAACTACATCCAGGTGGAGCTGAAGGGCTGGGGTAGTGACCGGCCCAAGGGGCCCCAGAACCCCTCAGTCCCCCGCACCCCCGTGTCCACCGCCCACCCTGTCCGCAGCTCAGACTCCTACGCTGTGATTGACCTCAAAAAGACTGCAGCCATGTCCAACCTGCAGAGGGCTCTGCCCCGAGATGATGGCACCGCCAGGAAAACCAGGCACAACAGCACCGACCTGCCTCTGTAG
- the PRICKLE4 gene encoding prickle-like protein 4 produces MSILNSGCSHKGESPTLREPDPPANSDSDSGHLPEEDPGDTSAQGPAVLSLGPPHLDTSPAPSGPGLCTLLQQLPPQDSDERYCLALEEEELAELRLFCAQRRREALGQGVARLLPPKLEGHTCEKCRERLRPGEYGVFAARAGEQRCWHRPCFACQACGQALINLIYFYHNERLYCGRHHAELLKPRCPACDQLIFSQRCTEAEGRRWHENHFCCQDCAGPLGGGRYALPGGGPCCPSCFKSRYSDAASSLALALEGREPLGGAEPGWIEGGDRARLNAVTNSRAALLAAAVSSSPETQRGRCGSSPPKECRARNMAEAPKGWAQRRLETPSDPKEDALCPTCSSSSDSEPDGFFLGQRLPRPGETPGSLHAGSSDPSGKPCIIC; encoded by the exons ATGTCAATACTGAACTCAGGCTGTTCCCACAAAGGGGAGAGCCCCACCCTCAGGGAGCCAGACCCACCAGCCAACTCAGACAGTGACTCAGGCCACCTGCCAGAGGAGGACCCAGGAGATACTTCTGCTCAG GGTCCTGCAGTTCTGAGCTTGGGGCCCCCTCACCTGGACACCAGCCCGGCCCCCAGCGGGCCTGGGCTTTGCACCCTCCTGCAACAGCTCCCTCCACAGGACAGCGAT GAGCGCTACTGCCTGGCCCTTGAGGAGGAGGAGCTGGCAGAGCTGAGGCTCTTCTGTGCCCAGCGGAGGCGGGAGGCCCTGGGACAGGGGGTGGCCCGCCTGCTGCCTCCCAAGCTGGAAGGACACACCTGTGAGAAG TGCAGGGAGCGGCTGAGGCCCGGAGAGTACGGGGTGTTCGCAGCCCGGGCCGGGGAGCAGCGCTGCTGGCACCGGCCCTGCTTTGCCTGCCAGGCCTGTGGGCAGGCCCTGATAAACCTCATCTACTTCTACCACAATGAGCGTCTCTACTGTGGCCGTCATCATGCCGAGCTGCTGAAGCCGCGCTGCCCTGCTTGCGACCAG cTGATCTTTTCCCAGCGTTGTACCGAGGCGGAGGGGCGGCGCTGGCACGAGAACCACTTCTGCTGCCAGGACTGCGCCGGGCCCCTGGGCGGGGGTCGTTATGCCCTGCCAGGGGGCGGCCCCTGTTGCCCCAGCTGCTTCAAGAGCCGCTACTCTGATGCGGCCTCGAGCCTGGCCCTGGCACTTGAAGGAAGGGAGCCCCTCG GGGGGGCGGAGCCCGGTTGGATTGAAGGAGGGGACCGCGCCCGGCTGAACGCCGTGACCAACTCCAGAGCAGCCCTCCTCGCCGCTGCCGTCAGCTCCAGCCCGGAAACCCAGAGGGGGCGGTGTGGATCCAGCCCCCCAAAAGAGTGTCGAGCTAGGAACATGGCAGAGGCACCCAAAGGGTGGGCGCAAAGGCGCCTGGAGACGCCCTCTGATCCCAAGGAGGATGCCCTCTGCCCCACCTGCTCCTCTTCCTCTGACTCCGAACCCGACGGCTTTTTCTTAGGCCAGCGCCTTCCGCGGCCAGGGGAGACCCCTGGCAGCCTCCACGCCGGAAGCAGCGACCCCTCCGGAAAGCCGTGCATCATCTGCTAG
- the FRS3 gene encoding fibroblast growth factor receptor substrate 3 isoform X1, translating into MGSCCSCLNRDSVPDNHPTKFKVTNVDDEGVELGSGVMELTQSELVLHLHRREAVRWPYLCLRRYGYDSNLFSFESGRRCQTGQGIFAFKCSRAEEIFNLLQDLMQCNSINVMEEPVIVTRNSHPAELELPRAPQPPSTLGYTVSSFSNGFPGCPGEGPWFSAPRRPSTSSLRHPSLGEESTHALIAPDEQKRRRLPGRIGGPGRGGKSSPFCLYFSSLISFLPSYLPLHLLCFVWTFPQSHTYVNTPASEDDHCRSRHCLQPLPEGQAPFPSQARGPGQQDPQVFLQPGQVKFVLGPTPSRRHMVKCQGLCPSLHDLPLHNNNNEGPSECPAQPKCTYENISGGLRRGGSWRLSPEDPGWNGLAHRRAALLHYENLPSLPPVWESQAQQLGEEARDDGDLRDGLTPSSNGFPDCEEDETPLQKPTSTRAAIRSHGSFPVPLTRRGSPRVFNFDFRRPGPEPPRQLNYIQVELKGWGSDRPKGPQNPSVPRTPVSTAHPVRSSDSYAVIDLKKTAAMSNLQRALPRDDGTARKTRHNSTDLPL; encoded by the exons ATGGGGAGCTGCTGCAGTTGCCTGAACAGAGACAGCGTCCCAGACAATCACCCCACCAAGTTCAAG GTGACGAATGTGGATGATGAGGGGGTGGAGCTGGGCTCCGGGGTGATGGAGCTGACGCAGAGTGAGCTGGTGCTGCACCTGCATCGGCGTGAGGCTGTCCGCTGGCCCTACCTCTGCCTGCGCCGCTATGGCTATGACTCAAACCTCTTCTCCTTTGAGAGTGGCCGCCGCTGTCAGACAGGCCAGG GGATATTTGCATTCAAGTGTTCCCGGGCCGAGGAAATCTTCAACCTCCTTCAGGATCTGATGCAATGTAACAGCATCAATGTGATGGAAGAGCCTGTCATTGTCACCCGCAACAGCCACCCCGCAGAGCTCGAGCTCCCTCGGGCCCCCCAGCCTCCCAGCA CTCTAGGCTACACTGTCTCCAGCTTCTCCAATGGCTTCCCTGGCTGCCCAGGTGAGGGCCCGTGGTTCTCAGCTCCCCGGCGCCCCTCGACAAGCAGCCTGCGACACCCCTCGCTTGGGGAAGAGTCCACCCATGCCCTCATTGCCCCAGATGAGCAG AAAAGGAGGCGGCTTCCTGGAAGGATTGGAGGaccaggaagaggaggaaaatCTAGCCCTTTTTGCCTGTACTTCTCTTCGCTCATCTCTTTTCTTCCCTCCTACCTGCCCTTGCACCTTCTCTGCTTTGTTTGGACTTTCCCCCAGTCCCACACCTATGTCAACACACCGGCCAGTGAGGATGACCACTGCAGGAGCCGGCACTGCCTGCAGCCCCTGCCTGAGGGGCAGGCACCCTTCCCCTCACAGGCCCGGGGCCCGGGCCAACAGGACCCACAAGTCTTCTTGCAGCCGGGCCAGGTGAAGTTTGTGTTGGGCCCCACCCCTTCTCGGCGGCACATGGTGAAGtgccagggcctctgccccagcCTACATGACCTTCCCCtccacaacaataacaacgagGGCCCTTCTGAGTGCCCTGCCCAGCCCAAGTGCACCTACGAGAATATCAGCGGGGGGCTACGGCGAGGGGGCAGCTGGAGACTGAGCCCAGAGGACCCAGGCTGGAATGGCCTTGCCCACCGCCGGGCGGCCCTGCTGCACTATGAGAAcctgccctccctgccccctgTGTGGGAGAGCCAAGCCCAGCAGCTGGGGGAGGAGGCTCGGGATGATGGAGACTTGAGGGATGGTCTCACACCctcctccaatggcttccctgATTGTGAGGAGGATGAGACTCCACTGCAAAAGCCCACCAGCACCCGGGCAGCCATCCGTAGCCATGGCAGCTTCCCTGTGCCACTGACCCGCCGCGGGTCCCCGCGAGTCTTCAACTTTGATTTCCGCCGGCCGGGCCCTGAGCCCCCAAGGCAGCTCAACTACATCCAGGTGGAGCTGAAGGGCTGGGGTAGTGACCGGCCCAAGGGGCCCCAGAACCCCTCAGTCCCCCGCACCCCCGTGTCCACCGCCCACCCTGTCCGCAGCTCAGACTCCTACGCTGTGATTGACCTCAAAAAGACTGCAGCCATGTCCAACCTGCAGAGGGCTCTGCCCCGAGATGATGGCACCGCCAGGAAAACCAGGCACAACAGCACCGACCTGCCTCTGTAG
- the FRS3 gene encoding fibroblast growth factor receptor substrate 3 isoform X3 has translation MQCNSINVMEEPVIVTRNSHPAELELPRAPQPPSTLGYTVSSFSNGFPGCPGEGPWFSAPRRPSTSSLRHPSLGEESTHALIAPDEQKRRRLPGRIGGPGRGGKSSPFCLYFSSLISFLPSYLPLHLLCFVWTFPQSHTYVNTPASEDDHCRSRHCLQPLPEGQAPFPSQARGPGQQDPQVFLQPGQVKFVLGPTPSRRHMVKCQGLCPSLHDLPLHNNNNEGPSECPAQPKCTYENISGGLRRGGSWRLSPEDPGWNGLAHRRAALLHYENLPSLPPVWESQAQQLGEEARDDGDLRDGLTPSSNGFPDCEEDETPLQKPTSTRAAIRSHGSFPVPLTRRGSPRVFNFDFRRPGPEPPRQLNYIQVELKGWGSDRPKGPQNPSVPRTPVSTAHPVRSSDSYAVIDLKKTAAMSNLQRALPRDDGTARKTRHNSTDLPL, from the exons ATGCAATGTAACAGCATCAATGTGATGGAAGAGCCTGTCATTGTCACCCGCAACAGCCACCCCGCAGAGCTCGAGCTCCCTCGGGCCCCCCAGCCTCCCAGCA CTCTAGGCTACACTGTCTCCAGCTTCTCCAATGGCTTCCCTGGCTGCCCAGGTGAGGGCCCGTGGTTCTCAGCTCCCCGGCGCCCCTCGACAAGCAGCCTGCGACACCCCTCGCTTGGGGAAGAGTCCACCCATGCCCTCATTGCCCCAGATGAGCAG AAAAGGAGGCGGCTTCCTGGAAGGATTGGAGGaccaggaagaggaggaaaatCTAGCCCTTTTTGCCTGTACTTCTCTTCGCTCATCTCTTTTCTTCCCTCCTACCTGCCCTTGCACCTTCTCTGCTTTGTTTGGACTTTCCCCCAGTCCCACACCTATGTCAACACACCGGCCAGTGAGGATGACCACTGCAGGAGCCGGCACTGCCTGCAGCCCCTGCCTGAGGGGCAGGCACCCTTCCCCTCACAGGCCCGGGGCCCGGGCCAACAGGACCCACAAGTCTTCTTGCAGCCGGGCCAGGTGAAGTTTGTGTTGGGCCCCACCCCTTCTCGGCGGCACATGGTGAAGtgccagggcctctgccccagcCTACATGACCTTCCCCtccacaacaataacaacgagGGCCCTTCTGAGTGCCCTGCCCAGCCCAAGTGCACCTACGAGAATATCAGCGGGGGGCTACGGCGAGGGGGCAGCTGGAGACTGAGCCCAGAGGACCCAGGCTGGAATGGCCTTGCCCACCGCCGGGCGGCCCTGCTGCACTATGAGAAcctgccctccctgccccctgTGTGGGAGAGCCAAGCCCAGCAGCTGGGGGAGGAGGCTCGGGATGATGGAGACTTGAGGGATGGTCTCACACCctcctccaatggcttccctgATTGTGAGGAGGATGAGACTCCACTGCAAAAGCCCACCAGCACCCGGGCAGCCATCCGTAGCCATGGCAGCTTCCCTGTGCCACTGACCCGCCGCGGGTCCCCGCGAGTCTTCAACTTTGATTTCCGCCGGCCGGGCCCTGAGCCCCCAAGGCAGCTCAACTACATCCAGGTGGAGCTGAAGGGCTGGGGTAGTGACCGGCCCAAGGGGCCCCAGAACCCCTCAGTCCCCCGCACCCCCGTGTCCACCGCCCACCCTGTCCGCAGCTCAGACTCCTACGCTGTGATTGACCTCAAAAAGACTGCAGCCATGTCCAACCTGCAGAGGGCTCTGCCCCGAGATGATGGCACCGCCAGGAAAACCAGGCACAACAGCACCGACCTGCCTCTGTAG
- the TOMM6 gene encoding mitochondrial import receptor subunit TOM6 homolog, translating into MASSGVGMNAAGPAKETPEIPDNVGDWLRGVYRFATDRNDFRRNLILNLGLFAAGVWLARNLSDIDLMAPQPGV; encoded by the exons ATGGCTTCGAGCGGGGTTGGTATGAACGCAGCGGGACCCGCAAAAGAAACTCCCGAAATCCCAGACAACGTGGGAGATTGGCTTCGAGGCGTCTACCGCTTTGCCACCGATAGGAATGATTTCCGGAG gaacttgaTCCTCAATCTGGGACTTTTTGCTGCAGGAGTTTGGCTCGCCAGGAACTTGAGTGacattgacttaatggcaccccAGCCAGGGGTGTAG